A window of Nicotiana sylvestris chromosome 8, ASM39365v2, whole genome shotgun sequence genomic DNA:
aatgcaataagaagcagaaatgggggaaatagagcggtaactcatgagacaactggtcgggtcgtcacacttgctcaaaatctttgtcttattatttgagttatccaATGTGCTTttcttgcaacctatttgatttgTCTATTTATTTgcaatggactaatttgtgaatataagtttggccgggacctACAGTTGTAGACCAAGAGGGgtgactaacaccttcccctcgaggtcatttcgagcccttaccttaatttctagtaatgcaaaccaatccaagagttaatcactctaggtgccctaatgcaccataacccgttaggtggcaactcttcaaatacccaattcccaaaaggaaatgagttattacaccCCATGattgtcgaaacccggacctctctccgcggaggcaaaaaagggggtgcgacactaCTAGAGTATTCTTTTCTTTGCTAAGGTTCTCTACGGTTTCCTTCAAGTCAACAACCACTACCATCAAatcatctctctcattttctacaatatttattttttcagttagaacttctttttctttttcaagattgCCTATGGTCTCATTTAAATCAACCACACagaccaccagatcatctctagattgttcagcaTCTCCTAGCTCTATGATTAGGACATCTTTATCATTAACAAGACTATAATATGTatcaattagaacatttgctaAGAACATCAATTTCTTTGAAGAGTAGgacttcagatttctctgaacatccctgaaatttacctcatcattgtcATCCTCTTCATCAATCACTGGACTGAGCCATCAATGCAAACAATGAATCATATTCCTTTGCTTCattttccactgccatcatggaactgttTCCTACATCTGGTTCCTCTTCTGAttcactggaggagtctccccatgcagcaagagcttgcttTACAACATTGTCAGCTACACTTTTTCGGCTGAATCGTTTGTCAGGAACTGAATTCTTTTTGCTGCTTTATCAGAGTTGTGTTTGTAATGCTCCTGTTTCAGAAGTGGGCAGTCTTTGATTAAATGccctggttttcctcacttgtaaCAGAGATCATAGTTCCTTGGTTTACTTGAACTGCCCCTCTTAGGTATGCCAtcatttcttcgaaccatcttttgaaatcttttagTGAGATAGGCATATTACTATCTTGTTCACTTGAGTCATTGTTTTCAGCCTTGAGcaccaggttcttctccttctttggctctcttctttcactgtatttctttcttttcatctcgtatgtcttcagatttccaatgagctcatccatggttagagtttgtaaatctttagcttcagtgatggcattCACCTTACTCTCCCAAGAGCTAGGTAGAACACTAAGAAccttccttacaagcttgtttttAGGAATAATTTATCCAAGTGAATGAAACTCATTTATGATAGATGTGAATCTAGTGTGCATGTcttgtatagactcatcatcTTTCATCCTAAAAAGCTCATACTCAGTGGTGAACATGTCAATCTTGGACTGtttaacctgagtagttccttcatGTGATGTTTGCAATGCTTCCCATATATTCTTGGCAGATTGACAGGCTGACATTCTATTGTACTTATCAGGTCCTATACCATATACCAAGAACTTCTTGGCACGAAAGTTCTTCTCAATAGCTTTTCTATTAATATCGCCGTATTCTTTTCTGGTTTTTGGCACCATTAGTCCAGATTCTCCAAGCTTCTTCATAGGAACATATGGATCATCACAAATGACGTCCCATAGCTCGGAGTCTTCTGCCATTATAAAATGATGCATAAGAGTCTTCCACCAGCCGTAATACTGACCATTAAATctaggaggtctgtaggttgattgttCTTCCTCAAAGTTAGGTAGAGTAGCCATTGAGATCcgttctaggtgttaaccttttagaaagaacctgctttgataccaattgatagtttatatgagtccaccaactGTATAGAGACCTAGTC
This region includes:
- the LOC138875832 gene encoding uncharacterized protein, whose amino-acid sequence is MATLPNFEEEQSTYRPPRFNGQYYGWWKTLMHHFIMAEDSELWDVICDDPYVPMKKLGESGLMVPKTRKEYGDINRKAIEKNFRAKKFLVYGIGPDKYNRMSACQSAKNIWEALQTSHEGTTQVKQSKIDMFTTEYELFRMKDDESIQDMHTRFTSIINEFHSLG